ACTTGGCTTACGGGCCGGATCCACGGCATCGTCTAGACGTTTACCACCCGGCCGAACCGAACGGCGCGCTGCTCGTGGACATCCACGGGGGCGGCTGGTTCCAAGGCGACAAGTCCAAAGAGGAGGCTTTGGCGGCACGGTTTTCCGATGCCGGCTACCTGGTCGCCGCCCCCAACTACCGTTTCGCGGACGGCGGGGCGGGCGCCAACCTTTATCCGGCCCAGGTCGACGACATGCTGGCGGCGGTGAACTGGCTCAAGGGGGAGGCCGCTTTGGCGTTCGACCGGTCGAAGATCGGGGCGGTCGGCGGGTCTTCGGGCGGGAACCTGGCCTTCGAGTTGGCGCTGTCGCTGGGCGTCCCCGGCGTGTCGTGGTCGGGTCTGCTGGATCTGGCCGGCTTCATGGCCCGGCACGGAGACGCCACGCCGCACAAGGTGGCGATGGACGGTTCGGCGCCCAGCGCTAGGCTCGACCAGGGCGGGGCGGACCCGGGCTACTACAAATGGCTGGTGTTCAACCTGCTGGGGCCGGACCTTGACGGCCTGGACGTGGCCACCCCGATCGGCCGCGTCACGCCTGCGGCGGGCCCCATGTTGTTCGCCAACTCGCTGAATGAGCTGGTGCCGCCGGAGGAGGCGTTGATAGCCGCCACGGTCATGATGCGCGCGGGCGTCCCCACGCGCACAATCCTGTTCGAGGGCCAGCGCCATGCGGCCGGGTACATTGACGACGTGTTCGAGGAGACGCTGCGCTTCTTGGGGCACTACTTGGGCGTCTGACAACCGCCGGGCGGGTTCTCAGAAGCCGTCCGCCATGTTGGCGAAACGGGAGAGGTGGCCCTGGAAGGCCACGTTGATGTCGCCGATGGGGCCGTTGCGGTGTTTGGCCAAAATGAGGGTGGCTTCGCCCTTGGCGCGCTCATCCTCTTTGGAGTCCATGCGGCTGATCAGGATGACCACGTCCGCGTCCTGTTCCAAAGAGCCGGATTCGCGCAGGTCTGAAAGCTCCGGGCGTTTGTTCTCGCGTTGCTCGGCGGCGCGGTTCAACTGGGAGACCGCCACCACTGGCACGTCCAACTCCTTCGCCAGCAATTTGAGGGCGCGCGAGAACTCGGAGACCTCCTGTTGGCGCGACTCGACCCGCTTGCCGGAGCTCATCAACTGCAGGTAGTCGATGATCACCAGTCGGAGATTGTTGCGCTGCTTGAGGCGCCGGCACTTGGCCCTGATCTCCATCAGCGACATGTTCGGCGAGTCGTCAATGAACAAGGGCGCTTGCTTGATCTCCCCGATCCGGGCGGAAATCCTGGGCCACCACTCGTTCTGGACCGTGCCGGACCGCAGGTGCTTCAGCATCACGCCGGATTCGGCGGAAAGCAACCGCTGGGTGATCTCCTCGCGTGACATTTCCAAGGAGAAGAGCACCGACGCCTCCCCGTGCCGGATGGACGCGGACCGGGCGAAATCCAGGGCCAACGTCGACTTGCCCTTGCCGGGACGGGCCGCGACGATCACCATTTGGCCGCCGTGCAGGCCGCCGGTCAAGGCGTCCAGGTCGTGGAACCCGGTCGGGATGCCGGTGACATGCCCGGGCGTGGCCGACATCCGCTCGATCTCCCCCACCACCGGGTCGATGATGTCTTTGATGTGCATGTAGTCCTCGGCCGCGCCGCGCTCGGTGACGGCGTACACCTCCGACTGAGCCGAGTTGACCACGTCCTCCACGCTTTGGCCGTCATTCGAGTAGCCAAGCTGGGTGATTCGCGTTCCGGCGTCCACCAGGCGGCGCAACACCGCCCGGTCCCGCACAATTTGTCCGTAATAGCCCGCGTTAGCGGCGGTCGGGACCGCCGCCATCAGCCCCGCCAGGTACTGGGCGCCGCCGATCCGCCCCATCTCGCCCCGGCGGGTCAGCTCCGCCGCCACGGTCACGGC
The Bifidobacteriaceae bacterium DNA segment above includes these coding regions:
- a CDS encoding alpha/beta hydrolase, which codes for PTVSRRPAAGAGWARDGGPRRETRPPARATLVAMSDTAATLTPPARDLDLAYGPDPRHRLDVYHPAEPNGALLVDIHGGGWFQGDKSKEEALAARFSDAGYLVAAPNYRFADGGAGANLYPAQVDDMLAAVNWLKGEAALAFDRSKIGAVGGSSGGNLAFELALSLGVPGVSWSGLLDLAGFMARHGDATPHKVAMDGSAPSARLDQGGADPGYYKWLVFNLLGPDLDGLDVATPIGRVTPAAGPMLFANSLNELVPPEEALIAATVMMRAGVPTRTILFEGQRHAAGYIDDVFEETLRFLGHYLGV
- the dnaB gene encoding replicative DNA helicase yields the protein MAEFDTGVVDRTQFDRLPPQDIQAEESALGAMLLSKDAIADVVAVLKGDDFYRPQHEMIFHAITDIYSRGEPVDAVTVAAELTRRGEMGRIGGAQYLAGLMAAVPTAANAGYYGQIVRDRAVLRRLVDAGTRITQLGYSNDGQSVEDVVNSAQSEVYAVTERGAAEDYMHIKDIIDPVVGEIERMSATPGHVTGIPTGFHDLDALTGGLHGGQMVIVAARPGKGKSTLALDFARSASIRHGEASVLFSLEMSREEITQRLLSAESGVMLKHLRSGTVQNEWWPRISARIGEIKQAPLFIDDSPNMSLMEIRAKCRRLKQRNNLRLVIIDYLQLMSSGKRVESRQQEVSEFSRALKLLAKELDVPVVAVSQLNRAAEQRENKRPELSDLRESGSLEQDADVVILISRMDSKEDERAKGEATLILAKHRNGPIGDINVAFQGHLSRFANMADGF